A genomic window from Hyla sarda isolate aHylSar1 chromosome 8, aHylSar1.hap1, whole genome shotgun sequence includes:
- the LOC130285476 gene encoding parvalbumin beta-like isoform X2 has product MPWIVDKMFQMEIMSITDILSAKDIEAALASVQAENTFQYKTFFQKVGLSGKSADQVKKVFEILDRDQSGYIEEDELALFLQNFKSGARALNDAETKAFLKAGDSDGDGKIGVDEFQALVKA; this is encoded by the exons ATgccttggatagtggataagatgtttcaaATGGA aaTCATGTCTATCACTGACATTCTCTCCGCTAAGGACATTGAAGCCGCACTGGCCAGTGTACAGG CTGAAAACACCTTTCAGTACAAAACTTTCTTCCAGAAGGTTGGTCTCTCTGGCAAGTCTGCCGATCAGGTCAAGAAGGTCTTCGAAATCCTTGACAGAGACCAGAGTGGATATATTGAGGAAGATGAACTTGC ACTGTTCCTCCAGAACTTCAAGTCTGGTGCCAGAGCTCTGAATGATGCTGAGACCAAGGCTTTCCTTAAGGCCGGTGACTCTGATGGTGATGGCAAGATTGGAGTAGATG AATTCCAGGCTTTGGTAAAGGCATAA
- the LOC130285476 gene encoding parvalbumin beta-like isoform X3, whose translation MSITDILSAKDIEAALASVQAENTFQYKTFFQKVGLSGKSADQVKKVFEILDRDQSGYIEEDELALFLQNFKSGARALNDAETKAFLKAGDSDGDGKIGVDEFQALVKA comes from the exons ATGTCTATCACTGACATTCTCTCCGCTAAGGACATTGAAGCCGCACTGGCCAGTGTACAGG CTGAAAACACCTTTCAGTACAAAACTTTCTTCCAGAAGGTTGGTCTCTCTGGCAAGTCTGCCGATCAGGTCAAGAAGGTCTTCGAAATCCTTGACAGAGACCAGAGTGGATATATTGAGGAAGATGAACTTGC ACTGTTCCTCCAGAACTTCAAGTCTGGTGCCAGAGCTCTGAATGATGCTGAGACCAAGGCTTTCCTTAAGGCCGGTGACTCTGATGGTGATGGCAAGATTGGAGTAGATG AATTCCAGGCTTTGGTAAAGGCATAA